A DNA window from Aestuariispira ectoiniformans contains the following coding sequences:
- a CDS encoding glutathione S-transferase family protein — MGKLVDGQWVDQWYDTKSTGGKFVRKDSQFRNWVTADGEPGPSGEGGFKAEPSRYHLYVSYACPWAHRTLIFRKLKGLDDVISLSAAHWYMADNGWTFADGQGVLADTVNNADFMHQVYTAADPQYSGRVTVPVLWDKQENTIVSNESAEIIRMFNSAFDGVGAMSGDYYPEDLRQEIDTVNAFVYDKVNNGVYKAGFATSQEAYEEAVNALFSALDILEARLGENRYLAGDRLTEADWRLFTTLLRFDPVYVGHFKCNIRRIADYPNLWGFTRELYQMPGVAETVNMDHIKRHYYESHGTINPTGIVPTGPDIDFTVPHGRGA, encoded by the coding sequence ATGGGCAAGCTCGTCGACGGTCAGTGGGTGGATCAGTGGTATGACACCAAATCCACCGGCGGAAAATTCGTCCGCAAGGACAGCCAGTTCCGCAACTGGGTGACCGCCGACGGCGAGCCCGGCCCAAGCGGTGAGGGCGGCTTCAAGGCAGAGCCAAGCCGCTATCACCTCTATGTCTCCTATGCCTGTCCCTGGGCCCATCGGACGCTGATCTTCCGCAAGCTCAAGGGGCTGGACGATGTGATCTCCCTGTCTGCCGCGCATTGGTATATGGCCGACAACGGCTGGACCTTTGCAGACGGGCAGGGTGTGCTGGCGGATACGGTGAATAACGCCGACTTCATGCATCAGGTCTACACCGCCGCCGATCCCCAATACAGCGGGCGCGTAACCGTGCCGGTGCTGTGGGACAAGCAGGAGAACACCATCGTCTCCAATGAATCGGCGGAAATCATCCGTATGTTCAACAGTGCCTTTGACGGTGTTGGTGCGATGTCCGGCGACTATTATCCGGAAGACCTGCGCCAGGAGATCGATACCGTAAATGCCTTCGTTTATGACAAGGTGAATAACGGTGTCTACAAGGCCGGATTTGCCACCTCCCAGGAGGCTTATGAAGAAGCGGTCAATGCGCTTTTTTCGGCTCTGGACATATTGGAGGCGCGGTTGGGTGAAAACCGCTATCTGGCTGGTGACCGCCTGACGGAAGCGGATTGGCGGCTGTTCACCACTTTACTGCGCTTCGATCCGGTCTATGTCGGACATTTCAAATGCAACATCCGGCGTATTGCGGACTATCCCAATCTCTGGGGCTTCACTCGGGAGTTGTACCAGATGCCGGGTGTCGCGGAGACGGTGAATATGGATCACATCAAACGCCATTATTATGAGAGCCATGGGACGATCAATCCAACCGGCATCGTTCCCACGGGACCGGATATTGATTTTACAGTGCCGCATGGACGTGGTGCTTAA
- a CDS encoding pirin family protein, with protein MGVEIRNFDSLGHANFGWLDAHHHFSFGEYYDPSRVHVGPLRVWNDDRIQPGTGFDMHPHRDMEIITYVRTGAITHRDSMGNVGRTEAGDIQVMSAGSGIFHSEHNLEDEETTLFQIWIMPRTSNLKPRWETRQFPKGHNDGRLTALASGQAEYSDAAPIDQDATLFAATLAPGEVVTHVLRANRQAYLVAARGSFLLNDEPVSARDGVVVRDEGELAITARDDVELILIDLPRGRGE; from the coding sequence ATGGGAGTTGAAATAAGGAATTTCGATAGCCTTGGACACGCCAATTTCGGTTGGCTGGATGCGCACCATCATTTCAGCTTTGGCGAATATTACGATCCGTCCCGCGTGCACGTCGGCCCCTTGCGTGTCTGGAACGACGACCGGATACAGCCGGGCACCGGCTTTGACATGCATCCGCACCGGGATATGGAAATCATCACCTATGTGCGGACCGGTGCGATCACTCATCGCGACAGCATGGGCAATGTGGGCCGGACCGAGGCTGGTGACATTCAGGTTATGAGCGCAGGGTCGGGCATCTTCCATTCCGAACATAATCTGGAAGACGAGGAAACGACACTTTTCCAGATCTGGATCATGCCGCGTACCAGCAACCTGAAACCCCGCTGGGAAACCCGGCAGTTTCCAAAAGGACACAATGATGGTCGTCTGACGGCTCTTGCGTCCGGGCAGGCGGAATATTCCGATGCCGCCCCCATCGACCAGGATGCAACCCTGTTCGCGGCGACGCTGGCGCCCGGAGAGGTGGTGACACATGTCTTGCGTGCAAACCGGCAGGCCTATCTGGTGGCGGCACGGGGCAGCTTCCTGCTGAATGACGAACCGGTGTCCGCCCGCGATGGTGTCGTCGTCAGGGACGAAGGGGAGCTGGCTATTACGGCGCGCGACGATGTGGAATTGATCCTGATCGACCTGCCCAGGGGACGCGGCGAATGA